The Elusimicrobiota bacterium sequence TTCACGCGGATAATATTGTGTATCATAGGGAATTGCAGGTGAAAAATCAGTAAAATAAGCAGGTGAAACAGTGATTAATAGTTTATAATATGAAAGTGATTTTAATATGTTAATTTTTTCCTGCGCAAGGTTTGTAGCTAATGTTTTTGCCTTAGAGCTGTACAAAGCTTTTGAAATATTACCAAAAGTTCCAATATAGACAAGAATAACCGTAGTTAATATTACCAAGGCCACCATTATTTCTATTAAAGTGAAACCTTTTTCACAATTCTTTTTCATCATTCTTAACACCTGTTTAGTAATCTTATTAATTAAAATTTTGGGAACAACCCGGGAAAAGCATTCACCAATTTTTAACTGACATCATATATTACTAACCCTGCCGGAACCTTCGGATAAAAATATGTGGTTTTTTGCGGCATTATTTTGCCTTTTTTTGACAGCGTATAAATGTCTTTGATTGTAGGCGCTTCCAATAAGAATGCGTACCCCTGGATTTCCTGCGCTTTCTTAATTGCTTCACCGAGGTCCTTGGTATAAAAAATGTTTCCCGGGTCAGTTTCGTTCAGTACAAATTCCTGTAAAACAATAGCGCCGATAGAAAGTTCCAGTTTGTTTTTAATTTTATTTTCGGAAAAACCTTTTTTAAGTTTTAGTACTTTAAATTCACCATTGCAATAACAAACAATTTGAGGTTTTGATTTTCCATCCCAGTGGGTAAGCGTGAAATGTTTATTGATTTTTTCCTGTATGTCCGGATAGGCCCTGATAACCCGGTGAGTTGGAAGAAGTACCAGCCCCGGGTCTTCTATAGCGCAAAGAAACGCGAGAATGTAGTTATAAGGAGCGTTGTTATCATATTTTTTGTTTTTCCTCTCCATGAGTTCTTTATACAACAGTCCAGTACTGCACCTATGGTGCCCGTCTGCAATTACCAGGGAAACATTTTTCAGCTTATTTGTTAAATCGGAAATTGTTTTCTGGCCATTGATAACCCAGAACCTGTGAGTAATATTTTCTTTGTCCAGCTGCGTGAATTCTATAGGTTTATTTTTTTTGGAAACATTTAGCACTAATTTTGTTATTGACTTTGTTTTGTCGGGGAAAATGCAGAAAATCGGGCTGGTATTAATTTTTAGTTCTTTTAAAAGCTCAAAACGGCGGTCAATGTGTTTCTGGATTGTTTTCTCATGCC is a genomic window containing:
- a CDS encoding DUF1015 domain-containing protein, whose amino-acid sequence is MAKIIPFKGIRYIKGSKNLKNLICPPYDIISEEQRKKLTSLSANNFVNIELPESNKKAKKFLNTWLKNNILAKEKTPSIYLYQQEFDLKGRVFKRTGFFAALELDEKSIHGHEKTIQKHIDRRFELLKELKINTSPIFCIFPDKTKSITKLVLNVSKKNKPIEFTQLDKENITHRFWVINGQKTISDLTNKLKNVSLVIADGHHRCSTGLLYKELMERKNKKYDNNAPYNYILAFLCAIEDPGLVLLPTHRVIRAYPDIQEKINKHFTLTHWDGKSKPQIVCYCNGEFKVLKLKKGFSENKIKNKLELSIGAIVLQEFVLNETDPGNIFYTKDLGEAIKKAQEIQGYAFLLEAPTIKDIYTLSKKGKIMPQKTTYFYPKVPAGLVIYDVS